The segment TAATTCGTTAATGGGTATGGGTTTGGTCTTTTTGCCCGGAATGATGACCGGTCAGATACTAGCGGGTGCGGACCCGCTGTTTGCGATAAAATACCAGATTGTGATAATGATGATGGTGGTTGGCGCTACTGCCATGGGCAGCATCCTAGTTACTTTACTGGTACGCCGCCGCTGTTTTTCCCCAGATAATAGGTTATTGGTTAGATAAATATTTTTGTATTGACAATAAAGTATGAGGCAGGGTATAATTACAAAAAATTTGAAGTTGAGCTTAGAGAGTTTAGTGGAGTTTGAGTTGAGCCTAGTTGAGAATGTTTAGCAAAGCAGAGTTGAGTGAAAGGTAAATGGACTATATCGATTTTCCCCAGGAGCCACTTGGTAATGGCAGCTGGGGCACTCTGGCTTTTGTTAAAAATTCTTTTGGCTGTTAAAGCCGGTAGGTCTTAATTGACTTGCCGGCTTTTTCTAATTATTCCAAAAGGTGAATGAAAGGCGAAGGGAGAGGATTTTTTGAAAGATTTAGAAGGTGTTTCAAATTTTTACCCATGTGCAGGAAGCACGTACCCGTTGGAATTTGACTGCGCGCCCAAATGTTTTCCTGATATAGAGGAATATGTGCGGCAGGCTGGCAGGCAGCAAGTTGTTCCTGTTTATACGGAAATTAGCCAGGATGAACTAACCCCGGTAACCGTTCTGATGAAGCTGGGGCAGTCGGACCATTCATTTATTTTGGAAAGTGTGGAAGGAAATGAACAGATTGCCCGTTATTCATTTATCAGCAATGACCCGTATCTGATATTTAGCGCTTCGGGCGGAAATGTGTCTATAGGTACGGCGGAAGCAAGGGACAGTTTTCCTAACCGTGATTTCAGCTGGAAGAAAAAGGAAAATGCGGAACCGAGACAAGAATTGCAGCAGTTGCTTAATAGCTATACTGCCGAACCTTCTCCCGACTTACCGCGTTTTTTTGGCGGCGCGGTTGGTTATTTCGGCTTCAATGCGGTGGGTCATTTTGAAGAGGCACTGGCAGGCCTTTCGGGGCAAACGGAATTTGCTGATGTGCATATGGTTTTTACTAGGTCTGTTTTGGTTTTTGACCACTTAAAAGGTACCGTAAAAATAGTGATCAATACGCTGCCCGGTGCAGTTCCCCAGCAAACATACAGGCGTGCCCGGGAGCTGATTAAGAAAGTTTTACTCAGATTAAAAAAGAGCGTTAACCTGCCCGCGGTGGAAACACAGAAACATGCCGAACCCATTGAATATAAAAGTAATTTTACCAGAGAGGAATTCTACCGGGTAGTGGCCCAGGCAAAGGAATATATCAACAACGGGGATGTGTTCCAAGTGGTTTTGTCTCAGAAATTCACCCTAGCGGCAGACTTTGACCCATTGGTGCTTTTTCGTTGTCTGCGCGTAGTTAACCCTTCGCCCTACATGTTTTACTTGAATTGTGGCGGGACGGCTCTTACAGGGGCTTCCCCGGAAATGCTGGTACGCTTGGAGGGGGGAGAGGGAAGTGTTAGACCTATTGCGGGTACCAGGCGGCGGGGAAAGGATGGGGATGAAGATAGGTCATTGAGCAAACAATTGGTTGAAGACGAAAAAGAACAGGCAGAACATTTGATGCTGGTCGATTTAGGTCGCAATGACCTGGGGCGAGTGTGCACTTTTGGTTCGGTTGTGGTGAAAGAATTCGCTAAAGTAGAGTATTTTTCTCATGTAATGCATCTGGTATCAAGGGTAAAGGGGAAAGTTATGCCTGGGGTAAAGCCGTTGGATGTGTTGGCAGCTGCATTTCCGGCGGGTACTGTGTCCGGTGCGCCAAAAATTAAAGCAGTGGAAATTATCAACCGACTTGAAAAAGGATGTCGAGGGCCTTATGCGGGTTTGGTGGGGTATATTTCCTTCACCGGACAGATGGACACCTGCATCAATATTCGTTCGGTCACCTTATCCGGAGGTAAGGCATTGGTGCAGTCGGGGGCGGGGATTGTGGCGGACTCCCGTCCGGATTCGGAATTTCAGGAGACCTTAAATAAGGCCCGGGGAATGTTCGAGGCAATAAGCATGGCCAGGGGTGTGAAAGCAAGGTGAGGGTCCTGATAATCGATAATTATGATTCCTTTACTTATAACCTTGTGCAGATGTTTGGAGAATTGGGCGCTGCGGTAGAGGTAAGGCGTAATGACCGGGTGACTATTACAGAAATAAGAAGGATTCAGCCTCAATGTACGGTGGTTTCACCCGGACCGGGGCGACCTGAAGATGCGGGTATATCCATCAATATCATTAAGGAATTTTACAAAACCATGCCTATCATGGGGGTATGTTTAGGGCATCAGTGCATTGCCGCAGCTATAGGGGGAAGGGTGGAGCGCGGTAGAGGGCCGGTACATGGCAAAGTCTCCTCAGTAGTCCATTCAGGGGAGGGGATTTTTAAGGGGCTGCCCAATCCCTTTTCTGCAACCAGATATCATTCATTGGTAGTGTTGGAAGAAGGACTATCGCCAGAATTAAGCATTGTTGCCAGGGCTGAACTGGGTGAGGTGATGGCGATAAGGCATCTGCATTACCCCCTGTGGGGCCTGCAATTTCACCCAGAATCATTTTCAACCGCAGTTGGTAAAATGCTGATTAAAAACTTCTTGGCAGTGGTGCAATGAGATTAGTCCCAGTAATGGGAACGGAGTTTTTTAGCTAAGCGGAGGAGAGGAGAGACCAGTATGCAAAGGACGATAAACAAATTAGTGGATGGGCAGCATCTGGATAAAGAAGAGGCCCAAGAGGCTATGAGTTTGATTATGACAAATAGGGTTACCCCTGTTCAGGTGGCTGCTTTTATTACTGCGTTAAGAATGAAAGGGGAAACTGCCGCTGAAATTACCGGGTGCGCTCTGGCAATGCGTGACGCCGCTATTGCTATCTCCGCCAAATCGCCGGTAGTTCTTGACACTTGCGGTACCGGTGGGGATCGATTGGGCACATTTAATATTTCTACAGCCGCTGCTTTTGTAGTAGCAGGTGCGGGTGTAACAGTGGCCAAACACGGTAACCGATCCGTATCGAGTAAGTGTGGTAGTGCGGACGTGCTGGAGGCGCTAGGGGTAAGGGTAGATTTGATCCCTAAGCAGGTGGAAAAATGTTTGGCAGAAGTAGGCATTGGATTTTTCTTTGCACCTACCTTCCACCATGCCATGAAGTTTGCTGCCGGGCCGCGCCGGGAATTGGGTTTTCGGTCCATATTCAATTTATTAGGGCCGCTTACCAATCCTGCTGCCGCCGGTTATCAGGTGGTAGGTGTTTACCGCCGTGATGTGGCACCGATACTGGCCCAGGTGCTGCTGAATATGGGTTCTCAACGGGCTATGGTGGTCCACGGGGAGGATGGTATGGATGAACTTACTCTTACCGGCGCCACTTATATCAGTGAGACACATGACGGTGACATTATAAATTATCAAGTTACACCGGAGATGTTTGGTTTGACTCGATGTCTACCCGAGGAGGTAAGCGGGGGAACCGCTAAGGATAATGCCATAATCATTAGGCAAATATTTTCCGGCGAGGGAAACCTCGCCCGGCGGCAAATAGTGCTGTTAAATGCGGCCGCAGCTCTTTATGTCTGCGGTAAGGCAAAGGATTTGCATGATGGAATTCGCTTAGCGGCAGAGGTCATTGAAGGTGGTAAGGCGCTGGCCGTTCTTGATCGGTTGACTGCATTAAGCATTACTCTGCCAAACCCTGGGCGGGAATCCAAAGCCCTGGGGCACGAGGTGGGTTAAAATGAGTGGGTTTCTCAGTGAGATAGTGAAGATAAAAAAGGAAGAAGTTACTCGGGGATGCAGGGAACTGCCTATTACAGACCTAAAGACAATAATTACTTCAAGAGATTACCAGCCCGGAGCTTTTGTCCATGCCCTGCGCAGCGACGGTTTCAAGGTAATTGCCGAAGTAAAACAAGCTTCCCCGTCCCGGGGAAGTTTTGAACACCGGTGGGAGAAAAACGAACTAATTAATCAGTATCAACAGGGTGGTGCAGCTGCCATTTCCGTGATTACCGATGAAAAGTATTTTCAAGGGAGTTATCGCCTGTTAGGTAAAGTGGTGGATCGAACTATTCTGCCGGTACTTCATAAGGAATTTATTATTGACCCTTGGCAGATTTTGAGAGGGAGGGCAGCCGGTGCCTCGGCGGTATTGTTAATTGCTGCTCTGGTTGATGATGTTATGTTAAAGGAACTTTATTTAACGGCTAAGAATTTGGGTATGGACTGTCTGCTGGAAGTACATGACCGAAATGAATTGGACCGTATTCTTGGTCTACAGCCAGAGGTTATTGGAGTGAATAACCGCAATCTAAAAACCCTTACTGTAAACATTGATACCGCAGTTAGTTTAGCGGCCGAGCTGCCACAAACTGCTGTTAGCATCGCAGAAAGTGGTATAAAAACCTTCTGCGAAGCCCAGAGATTGGCCGACGCTGGTTACAACGGAGTGCTGATGGGAGAGGCTTTGGTGACCAATGTACAACCAAAGCAGCTGCTAAAAAAGTTAAGGCAGGTTAGGTAATGGTTAAGCCAGTTGTAAAAATCTGCGGTATCACTACGGCGGCTCAGGCTAAAATGGTTTCAACGGCCGGGGCCGACGCTATAGGGTTGGTTTTTGCAAAGCAAAGTACCCGCTTTGTTTCTCGGCAGCAGGCTAGTACAATCAGCCAAATGGTAGACAATGACACTTCGGTTGTTGGCGTTTTTTGCAATGATTCGGAAGAAGTGGTGGCGGCAGCAGCAGACTTTGTATCATTGAGTGCTGTTCAACTTCATGGAAATGAGTCCCCGGATTACTGTCGTCGGTTGCGTGAAAAGATGCATCTGGTTGAAAAGGGCTGCTGGCCAATGCTGGTTAAGGCTGTTCCCGTGCGCGGAGTCGAAACCTTGGAACAGGTTAAGCCTTATTTGCATTTAGTAGATGCGATAATGTTAGATACCTATCACCGGGGGCGGTTGGGGGGGACGGGAATGCAGTTTGATTGGCATGTGGCGGTTGAGTTTAACCGCCTGTGGCCGGAAAAAACACTCTTGATTGCCGGAGGTTTGAATGGTGTAAATGTGGGGACTTTGCTTGCCAGAATTAACCCTTGGGGGGTAGATGTGTCTTCCGGAGTGGAGGCGTATCCCGGGCAAAAAAGCCCGGAAAAGGTTTCGGCTTTTATCAAGCAGGTAAAAAAGGGCATAGATGAGGGGGAAGGACAGTGTTAACTAAAGACTTACTAATGGATAAACCGCTTAAGGGTTACTTTGGTCATTATGGCGGGCAGTATGTGCCGGAAACTTTGGTTTCCGCCCTTACGGAGTTGGAAAAAGCATATGAGTATTACACTGCCCAAAAAGAATTTTGGGCGGAGCTTAACAGCTATTACCGGGACTATAGCGGTCGGCCTACACCGTTGTTTCTTGCGCCCCGCCTATCAGAGCATTATTCCGCTGAGGACCTCAAGTTAAAAATCTATCTCAAACGTGAGGATCTAAACCATACGGGTGCGCACAAGATAAACAACGCTTTGGGTCAGGTACTGTTGGCTAAAAGGATGGGCAAGCAGCGCATCATTGCGGAGACGGGTGCGGGCCAGCATGGTGTTGCCACTGCCACGGTAGCCGCCCATTTTGACATGAAATGCTGTATTTACATGGGGGCGGTGGATATGCAGCGCCAAGCACTGAATGTATATAAGATGAGATTATTGGGTGCTGAGGTAATTCCGGCAACCGGCGGCACCCAGACTTTAAAGGATGCCTGTAATGAGGCCATCAGGGATTGGGTGGCGAATTCATTAGATACCCATTACATTATTGGGTCTGTGGTAGGCCCGCATCCGTATCCAGTTATGGTACGAGACTTTCAGCGGGTGATTGGCGAAGAGACAAAAGATCAGATTATTACTAAGGAAGGCCGACTGCCGGATATCATTGCTGCCTGCGTCGGCGGTGGAAGCAACGCCATGGGCATGTTTTATCCTTTTCTTCAGGAAGAAGAAGTAAAGCTGGTAGGTTTAGAAGCAGCGGGAGAGGGCTTGGAAAGCGGGCGGCATGCAGCGTCTTTAAGCCGAGGGAGGCAAGGAGTGCTGCATGGGGCGTTCAGTTACTTACTGCAAAACGATGACGGTCAAATTGAAGAAGCTCACTCCATTTCCGCAGGGTTGGATTACCCGGGAGTGGGGCCGGAACATTCCATGCTGAAGGATTCCGGTCGAGTGAAGTATTTGGGGGTCCAGGACCAAGCTGCATTAGCGGCATTTCACCAGCTAACTAAACTAGAAGGAATAATTCCTGCTTTGGAGAGTGCCCATGCCTTGGCTTTTTTAGAAGAACTGAAAAGTTTTATTCCCCGAGACGCAGAAAAGGAGACGATTGTCGTCATCAATTTGTCCGGCCGAGGGGACAAAGATATTGATACAGTCAGGGAGGAGGCAGGTCATGAGCAGCATAATGGAGCATAGTCGTTTGGAAACTGCGCTGGATGGTGCCCGGAGGAGGGATCGGAGAGTCTTTATGCCTTTTATTACCGCAGGGGACCCGCACCTTGATCGTACAGAAGAATTAGTTGCTGCTATGCGGCGGGGTGGGGCAGACATTATTGAGTTGGGTGTCCCTTTTTCTGACCCTTTGGCAGACGGTCCTGTTATTCAGCGAGCATCCAGCAGAGCGTTAAAAAATGGTACAACTATGCGG is part of the Metallumcola ferriviriculae genome and harbors:
- the trpD gene encoding anthranilate phosphoribosyltransferase — translated: MQRTINKLVDGQHLDKEEAQEAMSLIMTNRVTPVQVAAFITALRMKGETAAEITGCALAMRDAAIAISAKSPVVLDTCGTGGDRLGTFNISTAAAFVVAGAGVTVAKHGNRSVSSKCGSADVLEALGVRVDLIPKQVEKCLAEVGIGFFFAPTFHHAMKFAAGPRRELGFRSIFNLLGPLTNPAAAGYQVVGVYRRDVAPILAQVLLNMGSQRAMVVHGEDGMDELTLTGATYISETHDGDIINYQVTPEMFGLTRCLPEEVSGGTAKDNAIIIRQIFSGEGNLARRQIVLLNAAAALYVCGKAKDLHDGIRLAAEVIEGGKALAVLDRLTALSITLPNPGRESKALGHEVG
- a CDS encoding anthranilate synthase component I family protein — encoded protein: MKDLEGVSNFYPCAGSTYPLEFDCAPKCFPDIEEYVRQAGRQQVVPVYTEISQDELTPVTVLMKLGQSDHSFILESVEGNEQIARYSFISNDPYLIFSASGGNVSIGTAEARDSFPNRDFSWKKKENAEPRQELQQLLNSYTAEPSPDLPRFFGGAVGYFGFNAVGHFEEALAGLSGQTEFADVHMVFTRSVLVFDHLKGTVKIVINTLPGAVPQQTYRRARELIKKVLLRLKKSVNLPAVETQKHAEPIEYKSNFTREEFYRVVAQAKEYINNGDVFQVVLSQKFTLAADFDPLVLFRCLRVVNPSPYMFYLNCGGTALTGASPEMLVRLEGGEGSVRPIAGTRRRGKDGDEDRSLSKQLVEDEKEQAEHLMLVDLGRNDLGRVCTFGSVVVKEFAKVEYFSHVMHLVSRVKGKVMPGVKPLDVLAAAFPAGTVSGAPKIKAVEIINRLEKGCRGPYAGLVGYISFTGQMDTCINIRSVTLSGGKALVQSGAGIVADSRPDSEFQETLNKARGMFEAISMARGVKAR
- a CDS encoding phosphoribosylanthranilate isomerase encodes the protein MVKPVVKICGITTAAQAKMVSTAGADAIGLVFAKQSTRFVSRQQASTISQMVDNDTSVVGVFCNDSEEVVAAAADFVSLSAVQLHGNESPDYCRRLREKMHLVEKGCWPMLVKAVPVRGVETLEQVKPYLHLVDAIMLDTYHRGRLGGTGMQFDWHVAVEFNRLWPEKTLLIAGGLNGVNVGTLLARINPWGVDVSSGVEAYPGQKSPEKVSAFIKQVKKGIDEGEGQC
- the trpB gene encoding tryptophan synthase subunit beta, which encodes MDKPLKGYFGHYGGQYVPETLVSALTELEKAYEYYTAQKEFWAELNSYYRDYSGRPTPLFLAPRLSEHYSAEDLKLKIYLKREDLNHTGAHKINNALGQVLLAKRMGKQRIIAETGAGQHGVATATVAAHFDMKCCIYMGAVDMQRQALNVYKMRLLGAEVIPATGGTQTLKDACNEAIRDWVANSLDTHYIIGSVVGPHPYPVMVRDFQRVIGEETKDQIITKEGRLPDIIAACVGGGSNAMGMFYPFLQEEEVKLVGLEAAGEGLESGRHAASLSRGRQGVLHGAFSYLLQNDDGQIEEAHSISAGLDYPGVGPEHSMLKDSGRVKYLGVQDQAALAAFHQLTKLEGIIPALESAHALAFLEELKSFIPRDAEKETIVVINLSGRGDKDIDTVREEAGHEQHNGA
- the trpC gene encoding indole-3-glycerol phosphate synthase TrpC, producing the protein MSGFLSEIVKIKKEEVTRGCRELPITDLKTIITSRDYQPGAFVHALRSDGFKVIAEVKQASPSRGSFEHRWEKNELINQYQQGGAAAISVITDEKYFQGSYRLLGKVVDRTILPVLHKEFIIDPWQILRGRAAGASAVLLIAALVDDVMLKELYLTAKNLGMDCLLEVHDRNELDRILGLQPEVIGVNNRNLKTLTVNIDTAVSLAAELPQTAVSIAESGIKTFCEAQRLADAGYNGVLMGEALVTNVQPKQLLKKLRQVR
- a CDS encoding anthranilate synthase component II, with product MRVLIIDNYDSFTYNLVQMFGELGAAVEVRRNDRVTITEIRRIQPQCTVVSPGPGRPEDAGISINIIKEFYKTMPIMGVCLGHQCIAAAIGGRVERGRGPVHGKVSSVVHSGEGIFKGLPNPFSATRYHSLVVLEEGLSPELSIVARAELGEVMAIRHLHYPLWGLQFHPESFSTAVGKMLIKNFLAVVQ